A genomic segment from Antedon mediterranea chromosome 6, ecAntMedi1.1, whole genome shotgun sequence encodes:
- the LOC140051634 gene encoding ras-related protein Rap-2a-like produces the protein MMASRRRENMLTRKAYSYDYSKHSLQTVRVVVMGAAKVGKTSIISRFLNGNFEEKYKPTVEGFFCRDYKSVDNTRTVRLEIVDTSGSFAFPAMQTLYIASADAFILVYSFTDYESFKEVKALRQQLVREKKDENFPIVIVGNKDDIEEREVSKAEADLSLDVNDGKHIVVSTKLNQNIEDIFFKTLKECNVEVDAFLSPKVSTRRRSLPAIFSGRTSESNSCSSSRRSSLIVEEYTASKDDRCILS, from the coding sequence ATGATGGCCTCTCGTCGACGAGAGAACATGCTAACAAGGAAGGCTTACTCATACGACTATAGCAAACATTCTCTTCAAACTGTTCGAGTTGTTGTAATGGGAGCAGCAAAAGTTGGCAAAACATCTATTATTTCTCGATTTCTTAATGGGAACTTTGAGGAAAAATACAAACCAACTGTGGAAGGATTTTTCTGTCGTGATTATAAAAGCGTGGATAATACACGAACTGTTCGATTGGAGATTGTGGACACGTCAGGCTCGTTTGCATTCCCTGCCATGCAAACGCTTTATATCGCTTCAGCTGACGCGTTCATTCTCGTTTATTCGTTCACAGACTATGAATCTTTTAAAGAGGTTAAAGCTTTGCGTCAACAACTTGTAAGAGAAAAAAAAGACGAAAACTTTCCAATTGTTATTGTTGGAAACAAAGACGATATCGAAGAAAGGGAAGTATCCAAAGCGGAGGCAGACTTGTCTCTGGATGTGAATGATGGTAAGCACATTGTAGTTTCAACCAAATTAAATCAGAACATCGAAgacattttctttaaaacattaaaagaaTGTAATGTTGAAGTTGACGCGTTTCTATCTCCAAAAGTATCAACTCGACGACGAAGCTTACCCGCAATTTTCTCAGGCCGCACATCAGAGAGCAATTCTTGTTCAAGTTCTAGGAGAAGTTCGTTAATTGTTGAGGAGTATACAGCTTCTAAAGACGATCGGTGTATCTTATCGTAA